In a genomic window of Polycladomyces abyssicola:
- a CDS encoding molybdopterin oxidoreductase family protein produces MTTRMHETLHHLTQCPYCSMQCTFWWQQTEEGTKMLPNADDPVTQGKCCGKGRLAHIPNDSPERITTPLLKSNGTWHPVTWEEAMAWFSQRVHRWQDKFGPDAVAVYGGGSLTNEVSYLLGKFARVALGTRYIDYNGRYCMSSAAAGANLTLGVDRGLTNPLSDLPLARCILMAGANVADAQPTLMPYLLEAKKRGAFLIVIDPRETPTARIADLHLPIRPGTDAALVNGMLKIIVEHDLVDWSFVRRHTSGWESLLDHIRRVDLSEVVEQTDIPRELIEHAALAYGQASTGFVLTARGVEQHAWGVQNVRNFLNLVLLTGKIGKPGCGYGAITGQGNGQGGREHGQKADQLPGYRLLDDPEARERIARIWGVSPDTLPRSGVSAYEMFDKILADKIRGMIVFGSNPIISSPNAARVESALRRLDWLVVVDFFLTETAQMADLVLPAASYLENEGTITNLEGRVLLRRAVRPAPGQAKPDWETIMEMARALGKGEWFRYQSAEDIFRELAEASRGGKADYSGMTYGRIEQSQGLFWPCTHERPEGTPRLFEDGRFGHPDGKARLVPVHAPTSNWREEDEWPLTLTTGRIIHHYLSGTLTRRTPALMEKSPVPYLEMHPETAQQLGLSDGQPARVTSPVSSIVLTVKITERIRPDTVFAPFHWEGEQSINRLIPAKLDPTSRMPAFKIVRVRVEPVKEQPQSRQQEPVLVS; encoded by the coding sequence ATGACAACCCGAATGCATGAAACCCTTCATCACTTAACCCAATGCCCTTATTGCAGCATGCAGTGCACATTTTGGTGGCAACAAACCGAAGAAGGAACCAAGATGCTTCCGAACGCGGATGATCCGGTCACTCAGGGTAAATGTTGCGGCAAAGGACGTCTCGCCCATATTCCCAACGACAGCCCGGAACGGATCACCACTCCGTTGCTTAAAAGTAACGGGACATGGCATCCCGTTACGTGGGAAGAAGCGATGGCGTGGTTCAGCCAACGGGTTCACCGGTGGCAAGACAAGTTTGGTCCAGACGCGGTCGCTGTTTACGGCGGGGGTTCACTAACAAATGAGGTGTCCTATTTGCTGGGGAAATTTGCCCGAGTCGCTTTGGGCACACGATATATAGACTACAATGGGCGCTACTGCATGTCTTCCGCAGCGGCGGGGGCCAACCTCACGCTGGGTGTGGACCGGGGATTGACCAATCCGTTGTCCGATCTGCCACTTGCCCGCTGCATCCTCATGGCAGGCGCCAATGTGGCGGACGCACAACCAACACTGATGCCCTATCTGCTGGAAGCGAAAAAGCGGGGAGCATTCCTGATTGTCATCGACCCACGGGAAACACCGACAGCCCGCATCGCCGACCTTCATCTTCCCATCCGTCCGGGCACCGATGCCGCTTTGGTCAATGGTATGCTCAAAATCATCGTGGAGCACGATCTGGTCGATTGGTCATTCGTCCGCCGTCATACCTCAGGCTGGGAGTCGTTGCTCGACCACATTCGCCGGGTTGACCTGTCGGAAGTGGTGGAACAAACCGACATCCCGAGGGAGTTGATTGAACACGCCGCTCTGGCTTACGGACAAGCCTCCACCGGGTTTGTCCTGACCGCCCGCGGAGTGGAGCAACATGCCTGGGGTGTGCAAAACGTCCGCAATTTCCTCAATCTGGTGCTGTTGACCGGGAAGATCGGCAAACCGGGTTGCGGGTACGGTGCGATCACCGGTCAAGGAAACGGACAGGGAGGACGGGAACACGGACAGAAAGCGGATCAACTGCCCGGATACCGTTTGTTGGATGATCCTGAAGCGCGCGAACGGATCGCCCGCATCTGGGGAGTGTCACCGGACACGCTTCCTCGATCCGGCGTTTCTGCTTATGAAATGTTTGACAAAATCCTGGCCGATAAGATCCGCGGCATGATTGTCTTCGGTTCCAATCCGATCATCTCCAGCCCCAACGCCGCGCGGGTGGAATCAGCATTGCGACGATTGGATTGGCTGGTCGTCGTCGATTTCTTTTTGACCGAGACGGCACAGATGGCCGATTTGGTGCTTCCCGCCGCATCGTATCTGGAAAACGAAGGAACGATCACCAATCTGGAAGGACGGGTTCTGTTGCGTAGAGCGGTCCGTCCCGCACCGGGGCAAGCCAAACCGGATTGGGAAACGATCATGGAAATGGCACGGGCATTGGGAAAAGGAGAATGGTTTCGTTACCAATCGGCGGAAGACATCTTTCGCGAGTTGGCCGAAGCCAGCCGGGGCGGAAAAGCGGATTACTCCGGCATGACTTACGGACGGATCGAACAATCGCAAGGGTTGTTTTGGCCTTGCACCCATGAACGCCCGGAAGGAACACCACGATTGTTTGAAGATGGCCGGTTCGGTCATCCCGACGGGAAAGCACGACTCGTTCCCGTCCATGCCCCAACCTCAAATTGGCGAGAAGAAGACGAATGGCCGCTCACACTCACAACCGGGCGCATCATCCATCATTATTTGAGCGGTACACTGACAAGACGAACCCCTGCTCTGATGGAAAAATCACCTGTACCTTATCTGGAAATGCATCCCGAAACGGCCCAGCAGCTGGGACTGTCAGATGGCCAACCGGCCCGCGTCACCTCTCCTGTCAGTTCGATTGTGCTGACGGTGAAAATAACGGAGCGCATCCGCCCGGACACCGTCTTTGCCCCCTTTCATTGGGAGGGGGAACAATCTATCAACCGCCTGATCCCGGCCAAGCTCGATCCGACCAGTCGGATGCCCGCATTCAAAATCGTCCGGGTTCGGGTCGAGCCGGTAAAGGAACAGCCGCAATCCCGACAACAAGAACCCGTACTGGTGTCGTAA